The proteins below come from a single Triticum aestivum cultivar Chinese Spring chromosome 5D, IWGSC CS RefSeq v2.1, whole genome shotgun sequence genomic window:
- the LOC123120885 gene encoding uncharacterized protein: protein MEALHSRPRRLPRRSALVSVAGGPPTPSRPAASASPPCSLQPVRLSLAAVLPAARPPGRLSLVAGGRSRRGTHTAEVLRGEPCACASLFVDPRSPDAAGIHDLAVLATKLAIDHAASTESKISDLAERHCLERYGGAADLLRDALDNLQARVYGKALQQLMAALGASESCEDAWKGAEEGSVPVAAQDREYGRPCSSVCSAMTPSATRSTKCRCLREQSPWGA from the exons ATGGAAGCCCTCCACTCCCGTCCCCGCCGCCTGCCACGCCGCTCCGCTCTTGTGTCCGTCGCCGGAGGGCCGCCCACGCCCAGCCGCCCGGCCGCCTCAGcctcgccgccgtgctccctgcAGCCCGTTCGCCTCAGcctcgccgccgtgctccctgcAGCCCGGCCGCCCGGCCGCCTCAGCCTCGTCGCCGGAGGACGGAGCCGACGGGGCACGCACACAGCCGAGGTCCTCCGTGGAGAACCC TGTGCGTGCGCGTCGCTCTTCGTCGACCCGCGCAGCCCCGACGCTGCCGGCATCCATGACCTGGCCGTCCTGGCCACGAAGCTCgccatcgaccacgccgcctccACCGAGTCTAAGATCTCCGACCTGGCCGAGCGCCACTGCCTGGAGCGGTACGGCGGCGCGGCGGACCTGCTCCGGGACGCGCTCGACAACCTGCAGGCCCGCGTGTACGGCAAGGCCCTACAACAGCTCATGGCGGCGCTGGGCGCGTCGGAGAGCTGCGAGGACGCATGGAAGGGCGCTGAGGAGGGTTCCGTGCCCGTGGCCGCGCAGGACAGGGAGTACGGCCGCCCATGCTCGTCCGTGTGCTCCGCCATGACGCCGTCTGCGACCCGCTCGACGAAATGCCGCTGCCTCCGCGAGCAGAGCCCATGGGGGGCGTAA